Proteins from a single region of Juglans microcarpa x Juglans regia isolate MS1-56 chromosome 5S, Jm3101_v1.0, whole genome shotgun sequence:
- the LOC121267844 gene encoding integrin-linked protein kinase 1-like codes for MEPSKPPVRFTLGRQSSLAPDRHPKEEGSVTENDDGAEGIDPGVRLMYLANGGDLEGIRELLDSGLDVNFKDIDDRTALHVSACQGFSDLVALLLDRGAAVDPKDRWGPLADAIYYKNHDVINLLENRGAKPLMAPMHVRHAGEVPEYEIDHKELDFTNSVEITKGTFHIAMWRGIKVAVKRLGEEVIPDEDKVRAFRDELALLQKIRHPNVVQFLGAVTQTTPMMIVTEYLPKGDLCAFLRRKGSLKPTTAVRYALDIARGMSYLHETKPAPIIHRDLEPSNILRDDSGLLKVADFGVSKLLTVKEDRPFTCQETSGRYVAPEVFRNEEYDTKVDVFSFALILQEMIEGYPPFSAKQDNEVPKLYATKQRPPFRASTKHYAHGLKELIEECWSENPAKRPTFRQIITRLESIHNSLGNRRGWKVTRPLRCFQNLEAMLKRENSESSHSRSSRSNASNR; via the exons ATGGAACCGTCCAAGCCGCCAGTGAGGTTCACACTGGGGAGGCAGTCGTCGCTGGCGCCGGACAGGCACCCGAAGGAGGAGGGGTCCGTCACCGAGAACGACGACGGTGCGGAGGGGATCGATCCTGGGGTGAGGCTGATGTACCTGGCTAATGGCGGCGACCTGGAAGGGATCCGGGAGCTTCTTGACTCCGGCCTCGACGTCAATTTCAAGGATATCGACGATCGGACAGCTCTTCACGTCTCGGCCTGCCAGGGCTTCAGTGACCTCGTCGCGCTCTTGCTCGACCGTGGGGCAGCGGTAGACCCCAAAGATCGCTGGGGA ccTCTTGCAGATGCTATATATTACAAGAACCACGACGTGATAAACCTTTTGGAGAACCGTGGTGCGAAGCCTCTG ATGGCCCCAATGCACGTTAGACATGCCGGTGAAGTCCCGGAATACGAAATTGATCATAAGGAACTTGATTTCACCAATAGTGTAGAAATAACTAAG gGAACGTTTCATATAGCAATGTGGCGTGGGATAAAAGTTGCTGTGAAAAGGCTTGGGGAGGAAGTGATTCCTGACGAGGATAAAGT GAGAGCCTTCAGGGATGAGCTTGCATTGCTTCAAAAGATACGGCATCCAAATGTAGTCCAATTTCTGGGTGCTGTGACTCAAACTACTCCGATGATGATTGTCACGGAATATCTGCCCAAG GGAGATCTTTGTGCATTCTTGAGAAGAAAAGGGTCTCTAAAGCCAACAACAGCTGTGAGATATGCCCTTGATATTGCAAG GGGAATGAGTTATTTGCATGAGACTAAGCCAGCCCCGATAATTCATCGTGATCTTGAGCCTTC AAATATATTGCGGGATGATTCTGGGCTCCTAAAAGTTGCCGATTTTGGAGTTAGCAAGTTGCTGACAGTTAAAGAAGATAGGCCTTTTACCTGTCAAGAAACTTCGG GCCGGTATGTGGCTCCAGAGGTCTTCAGAAACGAAGAATATGATACTAAAGTTGATGTATTCTCATTTGCTTTAATACTGCAAGAG ATGATTGAAGGCTACCCACCATTTTCTGCAAAGCAAGATAATGAAGTCCCTAAATTATATGCTACAAAACAGCGTCCACCTTTTAGAGCTTCAACAAAGCACTATGCACATGGACTTAAAGA GTTGATTGAGGAGTGCTGGAGTGAGAATCCAGCTAAAAGACCAACATTTCGGCAAATAATAACAAGGCTGGAGTCCATTCATAACAGTCTTGGTAATAGAAGGGGTTGGAAG GTAACTAGACCATTGAGATGCTTTCAGAACCTGGAGGCCATGTTGAAGAGAGAGAATTCTGAAAGCAGCCACAGCCGTTCTTCTCGTTCTAATGCCAGCAACCGATGA